The Metabacillus sediminilitoris genome window below encodes:
- a CDS encoding CotS family spore coat protein: MEKILIVPWEEDELTYEFFVPEYIEQIAQNVLEYYDFSVQSIKVVTTKPDKGGSIWKLETSAGPKSLKLLHRRPTRSMFSLGAQEYLVNVKEARVPPIIKTKDGSNYVEAGGKLWFVAEWIEPLTPVTKDLEGAKHLCHALGEFHQLSKGYVPPSQSEVASRLYKWPKSYQKVITKMDWFRNIANAYNELPASSHLLSVVDGFEEQAKRSLERLNQSSYLELVQHGNEYWGLVHQDYGWSNGQMGANGMWIIDLDGVAYDLPIRDLTKLITGTMADLYRWDATWVREMIKAYHEANPISSKLYDIIMIELSLPNDFYKNIKEVVYDPEIFLNDPTTISMIQTIVDTDQTKWPVLEEIKDDWKGVE, translated from the coding sequence ATGGAGAAGATCTTAATTGTGCCATGGGAAGAAGATGAATTAACGTATGAATTTTTTGTTCCTGAGTACATTGAACAAATTGCACAAAATGTACTTGAATACTACGATTTCTCCGTACAGAGCATTAAAGTCGTTACGACAAAACCAGATAAAGGCGGCTCCATTTGGAAGTTAGAAACAAGTGCAGGTCCTAAAAGTTTAAAACTTTTACACAGAAGGCCTACTAGAAGTATGTTCAGCCTTGGAGCACAAGAATATTTAGTCAATGTTAAGGAAGCACGCGTACCTCCAATTATCAAAACGAAAGATGGCAGCAATTATGTTGAAGCAGGCGGGAAATTATGGTTTGTCGCAGAGTGGATTGAACCATTAACACCTGTAACAAAAGATTTGGAAGGCGCTAAACATCTTTGCCATGCACTCGGGGAATTTCATCAATTAAGCAAAGGATATGTACCCCCGTCCCAATCTGAAGTTGCCTCAAGATTATATAAATGGCCAAAGAGCTACCAAAAAGTCATCACGAAAATGGATTGGTTTCGAAACATTGCCAATGCATATAATGAATTGCCTGCAAGTTCTCATTTATTGAGTGTAGTAGATGGTTTTGAAGAACAAGCAAAAAGGAGCTTAGAAAGATTAAATCAATCAAGCTATTTGGAGTTAGTTCAACACGGCAATGAATATTGGGGATTGGTGCATCAAGATTATGGCTGGTCAAATGGGCAAATGGGAGCTAATGGGATGTGGATTATTGACCTTGACGGTGTTGCGTATGATCTCCCGATTCGCGATTTGACAAAACTGATCACCGGCACTATGGCAGATTTATATAGATGGGATGCCACTTGGGTAAGAGAGATGATTAAGGCCTATCACGAGGCAAATCCAATTTCATCAAAGCTATATGACATCATCATGATCGAGTTATCTCTTCCAAATGATTTTTACAAAAATATTAAAGAAGTCGTATATGATCCAGAAATATTTCTAAATGATCCAACTACCATATCAATGATTCAAACAATAGTTGATACAGATCAGACAAAATGGCCAGTATTAGAAGAAATAAAAGACGATTGGAAGGGAGTTGAATAA
- the galU gene encoding UTP--glucose-1-phosphate uridylyltransferase GalU, whose product MRIRKAIIPAAGLGTRFLPATKALPKEMLPIVDKPTIQYIVEEAVASGIEDIIIISGRGKRSIEDHFDQSYELEDALLKKNKQLLFEEVQKISSLANIHYIRQKEPKGLGHAIYCARSFIGNEPFAVLLGDDIVKSNKPCLKQLIEVFNRYHSSIVAVQQVLEDDVSKYGIIKPKGSEIDKNVINIEALVEKPKKEDAPSRFAIMGRYVLRPEIFDILKDLPPDKSGEIQLTDAINKMNQTQAVYAYQFHGQRYDIGNKMGFIQATIDFALQRQDLRDEVIRYLKEVIAINDLNE is encoded by the coding sequence ATGAGGATACGTAAAGCGATTATTCCAGCTGCAGGGCTAGGTACGAGATTTTTACCTGCAACAAAAGCATTGCCGAAAGAAATGCTTCCTATCGTTGATAAACCGACGATTCAATATATTGTTGAAGAAGCTGTTGCTTCAGGAATTGAAGATATTATAATCATAAGCGGCCGCGGCAAGCGTTCGATTGAAGATCATTTTGATCAATCATACGAGTTGGAGGATGCTCTTTTAAAAAAAAACAAACAACTATTATTTGAAGAAGTTCAAAAAATATCCAGCTTAGCAAATATTCATTATATAAGACAAAAAGAACCTAAGGGACTTGGTCATGCCATCTATTGTGCGAGAAGTTTTATTGGAAATGAACCATTTGCTGTTTTACTGGGGGATGACATTGTCAAATCTAATAAACCTTGTTTAAAACAATTAATTGAGGTGTTTAATCGTTATCATTCTTCCATTGTTGCCGTCCAACAAGTTTTGGAGGATGATGTTTCAAAATATGGAATCATCAAGCCAAAAGGAAGCGAAATTGATAAAAATGTCATCAATATTGAAGCATTAGTAGAAAAACCGAAGAAGGAGGATGCTCCTTCCCGTTTTGCGATCATGGGCAGGTATGTATTGAGACCTGAAATCTTTGATATCTTAAAAGACTTACCACCAGACAAGAGTGGTGAAATTCAATTAACGGATGCTATCAATAAAATGAATCAGACTCAAGCTGTTTATGCCTATCAGTTTCACGGCCAGCGATATGACATAGGAAATAAAATGGGTTTTATTCAGGCAACAATCGATTTTGCCTTACAGCGTCAGGATTTGCGTGATGAGGTCATTCGCTATTTAAAAGAGGTGATCGCGATTAACGATTTAAATGAATAG
- a CDS encoding UDP-glucose dehydrogenase family protein translates to MNIAVIGAGYVGTTTSVAFAEYGHKVIVVDHDLKKIEKLQQSILPFYEEGIEDLLKVLITKGNISFTENVNSAINQSDLLFITVGTPSLDDGVADISYVEEVARTIGQHMNDHKIIVIKSTVPIGTGDKVKDIINEELANRNKQIPFDVVSNPEFLREGKALHDARYPERIVIGCNSKKAEKEMKDLYKEVNAQLLITSVKDAEMIKYASNTFLATKISFINELARLCEKMGVDITNVAKGMGLDSRIGPQFLHAGIGYGGSCFPKDVKALKALSLQEKIPLHILEAVTHINDTQAEWFMQKVKNTLGDLSGKRIAILGLTFKPDTDDIREASSIKIIDFLIKNQAVISAYDPKGIEHVKKIFPSITYTSTPFEALQGADAIILVTEWKDIIEIDWKAAKNSMNQPFLFDGRNALNASRMVKLGYSYFGVGLPSN, encoded by the coding sequence ATGAACATTGCAGTGATCGGTGCCGGTTATGTGGGAACGACAACAAGTGTTGCCTTTGCTGAATATGGTCATAAGGTTATTGTGGTTGATCATGACCTAAAAAAAATCGAAAAGTTACAACAGTCTATTCTCCCCTTTTATGAAGAAGGAATAGAGGATTTATTAAAAGTGCTCATTACGAAAGGAAATATATCATTTACAGAAAATGTTAATAGTGCCATTAATCAAAGTGATCTGTTGTTTATTACGGTCGGTACTCCTTCATTAGACGATGGAGTAGCAGACATTTCATATGTCGAGGAAGTTGCAAGGACGATCGGACAACATATGAATGATCATAAAATCATTGTGATCAAAAGCACCGTCCCGATCGGTACAGGTGATAAAGTAAAGGACATTATAAATGAAGAATTAGCAAATAGAAATAAACAGATACCATTCGATGTCGTTTCAAACCCTGAATTTTTACGTGAAGGAAAAGCATTACATGATGCACGATACCCTGAAAGAATTGTCATTGGGTGTAATAGCAAGAAGGCAGAAAAAGAAATGAAAGATTTGTATAAAGAGGTAAACGCCCAACTATTGATTACGTCTGTAAAAGATGCGGAAATGATTAAGTATGCCTCAAATACATTTTTAGCAACGAAGATTTCTTTTATCAATGAATTAGCTAGACTTTGCGAAAAAATGGGTGTTGATATAACGAATGTAGCGAAAGGAATGGGATTGGATAGCCGAATTGGCCCGCAATTCCTTCATGCCGGAATTGGATATGGGGGATCCTGTTTTCCTAAAGATGTGAAAGCTTTGAAAGCCTTATCTTTACAAGAGAAAATTCCTTTGCACATTCTTGAAGCAGTAACACATATAAATGACACACAAGCAGAATGGTTTATGCAAAAGGTGAAAAATACACTTGGTGATCTTTCAGGAAAACGAATTGCTATTCTAGGGCTTACTTTCAAACCGGATACTGATGATATAAGAGAAGCCTCCTCGATTAAAATCATCGATTTCCTCATTAAAAATCAAGCTGTTATTTCAGCTTATGATCCAAAAGGGATAGAACATGTAAAAAAAATATTTCCATCAATAACCTATACTTCAACACCTTTTGAAGCTTTACAAGGAGCAGATGCGATTATACTTGTAACAGAATGGAAAGACATTATTGAGATAGATTGGAAGGCTGCGAAAAACAGCATGAATCAACCGTTTTTATTCGATGGAAGAAATGCTCTAAATGCTTCTAGAATGGTGAAATTAGGCTACTCATATTTTGGAGTTGGCTTGCCTTCGAACTAA
- a CDS encoding NAD-dependent epimerase/dehydratase family protein, translated as MHQHQTPEYIFITGCAGFIGFHLAKRLLDEGYYVLGLDNLNGYYDPQLKLDRLSILKRHPQFSFVKGSLENLELLESLFEQYNLVTVVNLAAQAGVRYSLINPHMYIQSNLVGFTNILECCKTYHINHLLYASSSSVYGDNKQIPFSVNDRVDNPISLYAATKKSNELLAYTYSHLYKLPATGLRFFTVYGPWGRPDMALFTFANAICNQQPIEIYNYGKMKRDFTYIDDVIESIYRLMKKGPLADQAVPHKIYNIGNNQPVELTDFIQILEKEIGKQATKTFLPRQPGDVLETYADIDELIKDISYKPLVTIDEGIPQFVKWFKQYYKIS; from the coding sequence TTGCATCAACATCAAACTCCTGAATATATATTTATAACTGGTTGTGCTGGTTTTATAGGCTTTCATTTAGCTAAAAGATTGTTAGATGAAGGCTATTATGTGCTAGGTTTAGATAATTTGAACGGTTATTATGATCCTCAATTAAAACTAGATCGATTAAGTATCTTAAAGCGTCATCCTCAATTTAGCTTTGTAAAAGGCTCTCTCGAAAATCTAGAATTATTAGAAAGTCTTTTTGAGCAATACAATCTAGTAACAGTTGTTAACCTGGCAGCACAAGCTGGAGTAAGATACAGCCTTATAAATCCACATATGTATATTCAGTCAAACCTTGTTGGTTTTACAAATATATTAGAATGCTGTAAAACCTATCACATCAACCATCTGTTATATGCCTCATCAAGTTCTGTTTATGGTGATAATAAGCAAATTCCGTTTTCAGTAAATGATCGGGTTGACAATCCAATTAGTTTATACGCTGCTACAAAAAAGTCTAATGAACTATTGGCTTATACGTATAGTCATTTATATAAACTTCCTGCAACAGGACTAAGATTTTTCACTGTATATGGCCCATGGGGCAGACCTGACATGGCCTTATTTACCTTTGCAAACGCAATTTGCAATCAACAGCCAATTGAAATTTACAATTATGGGAAGATGAAACGAGATTTCACTTATATAGATGATGTCATTGAATCGATATATCGTTTAATGAAGAAAGGGCCCCTAGCAGATCAAGCCGTACCTCATAAAATCTATAACATCGGAAATAATCAACCTGTAGAATTAACCGATTTTATTCAAATACTAGAAAAAGAAATAGGTAAGCAAGCAACTAAGACGTTTTTACCAAGACAGCCAGGAGATGTGTTGGAGACATATGCAGATATTGATGAGTTAATAAAGGATATTTCCTACAAACCCCTCGTAACAATCGACGAAGGAATTCCTCAGTTTGTGAAATGGTTTAAACAATACTATAAAATTTCTTAA
- a CDS encoding Cof-type HAD-IIB family hydrolase → MTAYKVLFLDIDGTILKPDDTIEGSTKHAIAEVKKKGLEVFLATGRPLHEIAHIANELTIDSFIGYNGAYAIHKGKDIFKSPMNEKTVRNFVDIAKKNDHELVLYTHEKNIFSDLNSSIVKEFIEAFHIKQNEPFSSDALQQILGITLMNLSENEPALYEQEEPSIHLSQVNVDGLRHAYDVIRDNVNKGIAVQHIIELLDLPRSSSIAFGDGMNDKEMLSFVGEGFAMGNAHPDLFQYAKHTTTKVTESGIYNGLKSIGLID, encoded by the coding sequence ATGACAGCTTACAAAGTTTTATTTTTAGACATTGATGGAACCATTTTAAAGCCTGATGACACAATTGAGGGTTCAACGAAGCATGCAATTGCAGAGGTAAAGAAAAAGGGACTTGAGGTTTTCCTTGCTACTGGCAGACCACTACACGAAATCGCTCATATCGCTAATGAACTTACTATTGACTCCTTTATTGGTTATAACGGTGCATATGCTATACATAAAGGAAAAGATATTTTTAAGTCGCCAATGAATGAAAAAACAGTAAGGAATTTCGTGGATATTGCAAAAAAGAATGATCATGAGCTCGTTTTATACACTCATGAGAAAAATATCTTTTCTGATTTGAATAGTTCGATTGTAAAAGAGTTTATTGAAGCTTTTCATATTAAACAAAATGAACCATTCTCGTCAGATGCTCTTCAGCAAATACTTGGAATTACGCTAATGAATTTAAGCGAAAATGAGCCAGCTCTATATGAGCAAGAGGAGCCAAGTATCCACTTATCACAAGTAAATGTTGATGGATTACGTCATGCATATGATGTCATTAGAGATAATGTTAATAAAGGAATTGCTGTTCAGCATATCATTGAACTCCTTGATCTTCCGAGAAGTTCATCCATTGCATTTGGTGACGGGATGAATGATAAAGAAATGCTGAGCTTTGTTGGAGAAGGCTTTGCAATGGGAAATGCACATCCAGACCTGTTTCAGTATGCAAAGCATACAACAACAAAAGTGACAGAGTCTGGTATTTATAATGGATTAAAATCAATTGGTCTGATTGATTAG
- a CDS encoding cold-shock protein: MAQGKVKWFNSEKGFGFIEVEGGEDVFVHFSSIQGEGYKSLDEGQEVTFDIEQGNRGPQAANVQKI; this comes from the coding sequence ATGGCACAAGGAAAAGTAAAATGGTTTAATTCAGAAAAAGGTTTTGGATTTATTGAAGTAGAAGGTGGAGAAGACGTTTTCGTACATTTCTCTTCTATTCAAGGTGAAGGTTACAAAAGCTTAGATGAAGGCCAAGAAGTTACTTTTGATATCGAACAAGGTAACAGAGGCCCACAAGCAGCTAACGTTCAAAAAATATAA
- a CDS encoding amidohydrolase gives MSQNIEKHILDWFNHFHTHPEVSWKEFKTTDKIAEILDDLGVHYRRFSDVTGLIAEIGVGDEVIAVRADIDALWQEVDGTWQANHSCGHDANISMVLGALLYLQNQQLNKKIRFIFQPAEEKGNGSIAMIERGALQGVTHLFGIHLRPVDELPFGKISPSIHHGAGIFMEGEINGIDAHGARPHQGKNAIDVIVALHQYIKSIYVSPFEPHSAKLTKIITGGESVNIIPGKAEFAMDVRAQCNEVLNMLKEKIDEGITSLKHLYNVDIDWKWNDFTPGAEVSAESEAIAEKAIRQIIGDHAVAQPVITSGSDDFHFYTVKHPEVKASMIGVGADLTPGLHHPKMMFNRAALNIGSRVLAETLMKA, from the coding sequence GTGTCACAAAACATCGAAAAACATATTTTAGATTGGTTTAATCATTTTCATACACATCCGGAAGTTAGTTGGAAAGAATTTAAAACGACCGATAAAATTGCGGAGATTTTAGATGATCTTGGAGTACACTATCGCAGATTTTCAGACGTAACAGGTCTCATTGCCGAAATAGGGGTAGGGGATGAAGTGATTGCCGTCCGTGCTGATATTGATGCTCTATGGCAGGAGGTAGATGGCACTTGGCAAGCAAATCATTCATGTGGCCATGATGCGAACATTTCCATGGTTCTTGGGGCTTTGCTATATTTACAAAATCAGCAATTAAATAAGAAAATTCGCTTTATCTTTCAACCTGCTGAGGAAAAAGGCAATGGTTCGATTGCCATGATTGAGAGAGGGGCACTCCAGGGTGTTACACATTTATTTGGCATTCATCTTCGTCCAGTCGATGAATTGCCATTTGGAAAAATTTCACCTTCCATTCATCATGGAGCTGGGATTTTTATGGAAGGTGAAATTAATGGGATAGACGCACATGGTGCAAGGCCACATCAAGGAAAAAATGCCATCGACGTCATTGTTGCATTACATCAATACATAAAATCCATCTATGTATCACCTTTCGAACCACATTCTGCTAAGCTGACAAAAATTATCACAGGCGGCGAGAGTGTAAATATCATTCCAGGTAAGGCGGAGTTCGCAATGGATGTACGTGCCCAGTGCAATGAAGTTTTAAATATGTTAAAAGAAAAAATAGATGAAGGGATAACTTCCTTAAAACATCTTTACAATGTAGACATTGATTGGAAATGGAATGATTTTACACCCGGTGCAGAAGTATCAGCTGAATCAGAGGCAATAGCTGAAAAAGCGATACGTCAAATCATTGGTGATCACGCTGTTGCACAGCCAGTTATTACCTCTGGAAGCGATGATTTTCATTTTTATACGGTTAAACATCCTGAAGTGAAAGCATCCATGATTGGAGTTGGAGCGGACCTAACTCCTGGATTGCACCATCCAAAGATGATGTTTAATAGAGCTGCCCTTAATATTGGTTCACGTGTATTAGCAGAAACATTAATGAAAGCTTAA
- the gndA gene encoding NADP-dependent phosphogluconate dehydrogenase — MSKQQIGVIGLAVMGKNLALNIESRGYSVAVFNRSYDKTEEFLKNEAEGKNFVGAKTVEEFVNSLEKPRKILLMVKAGAATDATIDSLKPYLEEGDILMDGGNTFFQDTIRRNKELESTGIHFIGTGVSGGEEGALKGPSIMPGGQKEAYKLVEPILTAISAKVEGDPCVTYIGPNGAGHYVKMVHNGIEYGDMQLICEAYFILKNVLGLSAQEFHEVFSEWNKGELDSYLIEITADIFTKVDEETGKPLVDVILDTAGQKGTGKWTSQNALDLGVPLPIITESVFARFISAMKDERVKASQVLAGPSAQEYKGNKEELIEAVRKALYLSKIVSYAQGFAQMRAASEEYDWNLSYGEIAMIFRGGCIIRAQFLQKIKDAYDRDAELANLLLDPYFKEIAEGYQSVLRQVLAVAIENGIPVPSFSSAIAYYDSYRTETLPANLLQAQRDYFGAHTYQRVDKEGIFHTNWMEK; from the coding sequence ATGTCAAAACAACAAATAGGTGTTATTGGTTTAGCAGTAATGGGGAAAAACCTTGCATTAAATATTGAAAGCAGAGGCTACTCAGTTGCTGTATTCAATCGTTCTTACGATAAAACAGAAGAATTTTTAAAGAACGAAGCTGAAGGAAAAAACTTTGTTGGTGCTAAAACAGTTGAAGAATTCGTTAATTCATTAGAAAAACCACGTAAAATTCTTTTAATGGTTAAAGCTGGTGCAGCAACAGACGCAACAATTGATTCATTAAAACCATATCTTGAAGAAGGCGACATTTTAATGGATGGCGGTAACACATTCTTCCAAGATACAATTCGTCGTAATAAAGAATTAGAATCAACTGGAATCCATTTCATTGGAACAGGTGTTTCAGGCGGTGAAGAAGGAGCTCTAAAAGGACCTTCTATTATGCCTGGTGGACAAAAAGAAGCATATAAACTTGTTGAGCCAATTTTAACAGCAATTTCTGCTAAAGTTGAAGGCGACCCATGTGTTACATATATCGGGCCAAACGGTGCAGGACATTATGTGAAAATGGTTCATAACGGAATCGAATATGGCGATATGCAATTAATCTGTGAAGCATATTTCATCCTTAAAAATGTCCTTGGCTTAAGCGCACAAGAATTCCATGAAGTATTCTCTGAGTGGAACAAAGGTGAGCTTGACAGCTATCTAATCGAGATTACAGCTGACATCTTCACAAAAGTTGATGAAGAAACAGGTAAACCGCTTGTTGACGTGATTCTTGATACTGCTGGACAAAAAGGTACTGGAAAATGGACAAGCCAAAACGCATTAGACTTAGGTGTTCCACTTCCAATTATCACTGAATCTGTATTTGCTCGTTTCATCTCAGCAATGAAAGATGAGCGCGTAAAAGCTAGCCAAGTATTAGCAGGACCATCTGCACAAGAATACAAAGGCAATAAAGAAGAATTAATTGAAGCTGTACGTAAAGCATTATACTTAAGTAAGATTGTTTCTTATGCTCAAGGTTTTGCACAAATGCGCGCAGCATCTGAAGAATACGATTGGAACCTAAGTTACGGAGAAATCGCGATGATTTTCCGTGGCGGATGTATCATTCGTGCACAATTCTTGCAAAAAATTAAAGATGCATATGATCGTGACGCAGAATTAGCTAACCTTCTATTAGATCCATACTTCAAAGAAATTGCAGAAGGTTACCAATCAGTATTACGTCAAGTTCTTGCAGTAGCAATTGAAAATGGTATTCCAGTACCATCATTCTCAAGTGCAATTGCTTACTATGACAGCTACCGTACGGAAACATTACCAGCTAACCTTCTTCAAGCACAACGTGACTACTTCGGTGCACATACGTACCAACGTGTTGACAAAGAAGGAATTTTCCATACAAACTGGATGGAAAAATAA
- a CDS encoding helix-turn-helix transcriptional regulator produces the protein MNETLAVNYRMQGLGGYSLEYHSHQEYEVYFFHSGSCRYLIHNQIYDLQPGDILLMDGLTLHKPNINPTVEYVRSVVHFSPHWIKSLLEELGSMYLIEVFQRLHHCLIRTNGNDESKRLEEIICRLDELQKRSNGNDPIAETEMKVLLIQVLISVYRLGQMESFKNPYQKGDKVEHAENIAAYIQLNYMKKMTLESIAEALNLSKSYVSHVFKEMTGFTVMEYVMGCRLTQVKYSLEMEPDKSLHEIAHDCGFESASHFSRYFRDKVGVTPKEYRQLRLRKSQVMK, from the coding sequence TTGAATGAAACGCTTGCTGTAAATTATCGAATGCAGGGGTTGGGAGGGTATTCTTTAGAATACCATTCACATCAAGAATATGAGGTTTATTTTTTTCATTCAGGATCTTGTCGATATTTAATTCATAATCAAATATATGATTTACAGCCTGGTGATATTTTGTTAATGGATGGCTTGACCCTTCATAAACCAAATATAAACCCAACCGTTGAGTATGTGAGAAGTGTTGTTCACTTTTCGCCTCATTGGATTAAAAGTTTGCTGGAAGAACTGGGAAGTATGTACTTGATTGAAGTTTTTCAAAGACTTCATCATTGTTTAATACGTACAAATGGAAATGATGAATCGAAACGGCTTGAGGAAATTATTTGTCGTCTAGATGAGCTTCAGAAAAGATCTAATGGAAACGATCCAATAGCTGAGACAGAAATGAAAGTATTATTAATTCAAGTGTTAATTAGTGTGTATCGACTAGGTCAAATGGAGTCCTTTAAAAATCCTTATCAAAAAGGAGATAAAGTCGAACATGCTGAAAATATTGCCGCTTATATTCAATTGAATTACATGAAGAAAATGACGCTTGAATCAATTGCAGAGGCATTAAATTTAAGTAAGTCTTATGTGTCACATGTATTTAAAGAAATGACAGGGTTTACAGTTATGGAATATGTAATGGGATGTCGATTAACCCAAGTAAAATATTCACTTGAAATGGAACCTGATAAATCATTACATGAAATTGCACATGATTGCGGTTTTGAAAGCGCATCACATTTTAGTCGCTATTTCCGAGACAAAGTAGGGGTTACTCCAAAGGAATATCGTCAGTTGCGTTTGCGAAAATCGCAAGTAATGAAATAA
- a CDS encoding sugar phosphate isomerase/epimerase family protein — translation MNNNLKISGFSDEISSNFDTQLEVVTKLGMKYISLRGIDGKNIGDFTVDEIKANVQPRLQKSGVNVSSIGSPIGKVFINDEEGFSKQKKMLDILCQISNLLNCNYIRIFSFYIPKGENPDQYKEEVISKLKEFAAIAEKYNIVLVHENEKDIYGDIGRRCHDILTEVGSPAFKGIFDFANFVQCGEDTQQCYDLLRDEIIYIHIKDAVTTDSQNVVCGTGDGKIPELLSQFIKSGYEGFLTLEPHLVLFDSLKDLELEDAAEVIKDNKGLDGEGGYKLQYEALLEILKKIESEEK, via the coding sequence ATGAATAACAACTTAAAGATTTCTGGATTTTCTGATGAAATCTCTTCAAATTTTGATACACAACTTGAAGTTGTCACAAAGCTTGGCATGAAGTATATTTCATTGCGCGGCATTGATGGCAAAAATATAGGAGATTTTACAGTAGATGAAATAAAAGCAAATGTGCAGCCGCGACTACAAAAATCAGGTGTCAACGTCTCCTCTATCGGTTCACCAATCGGTAAGGTTTTCATTAATGATGAAGAAGGCTTTTCTAAACAGAAGAAGATGTTGGATATTCTCTGCCAAATATCAAATCTATTAAATTGTAACTATATTCGGATCTTTAGTTTTTATATTCCTAAGGGTGAAAATCCAGATCAATATAAAGAGGAAGTCATTAGCAAGTTAAAGGAATTTGCAGCAATTGCAGAAAAATACAATATAGTTTTAGTCCATGAGAACGAGAAGGATATCTACGGTGATATTGGCCGACGCTGCCACGATATTTTGACAGAAGTAGGTTCGCCAGCGTTTAAAGGCATTTTCGATTTCGCGAACTTTGTACAATGTGGAGAAGATACTCAACAATGCTACGATTTACTAAGAGATGAGATCATTTACATCCATATCAAGGATGCTGTTACGACAGATAGTCAAAACGTTGTATGTGGTACTGGTGATGGAAAGATCCCAGAACTGCTTTCTCAATTCATAAAAAGCGGCTACGAAGGCTTTTTAACCCTTGAGCCACATCTAGTATTATTCGATTCTTTAAAAGATTTAGAACTTGAGGATGCTGCAGAAGTTATTAAGGACAATAAAGGGCTTGACGGTGAAGGCGGCTATAAGCTTCAGTATGAAGCACTTTTAGAAATACTTAAAAAGATTGAAAGTGAGGAGAAATAA
- a CDS encoding Gfo/Idh/MocA family protein, with product MSKVRLGIIGVGQQGGTYAGFISEGKVKNMVIGAICDIDPAKKEMCAEKYPDVPFYDNYIEMIESGNVDAVVTCVPHYLHPEMAIEALKRDIHALVEKPAGVYTKQVKEMNEFAASKPELTFGIFFNQRTNPLYQKLKELIDNGEIGNIRRTNWIITTWWRPQGYYDQSAWRATWGGEGGGVLVNQAPHQIDLLQWICGMPKKVYSSVKYGYQRNIAVEDEVTTILDYGNGATGVFITCTHDVLGTDRFEILGDKGKIVVDDSKKITIKRLNKPESDMSDTMSMHDVMKIFMGGNPGDIYTEEVLEFESVWGGQHISVLENFAANILDGTPLIAPGSDGIHGVALANAIHLSSWLGKEVELPIDEELYFAELSKKIEEEKKNPIK from the coding sequence ATGTCAAAAGTAAGATTAGGAATTATCGGTGTAGGTCAACAAGGTGGAACATATGCAGGATTTATTTCAGAAGGTAAAGTTAAAAACATGGTGATCGGTGCGATCTGTGACATTGATCCTGCTAAAAAGGAAATGTGTGCTGAAAAGTATCCTGATGTACCTTTTTATGATAACTACATTGAAATGATTGAAAGCGGTAATGTTGATGCAGTTGTTACTTGTGTACCACATTATCTACATCCGGAAATGGCAATTGAAGCATTAAAAAGAGATATCCATGCATTAGTTGAAAAACCAGCTGGCGTTTACACAAAACAAGTAAAAGAAATGAATGAATTTGCTGCATCAAAACCTGAATTAACATTCGGTATTTTCTTTAACCAAAGAACAAATCCACTGTATCAAAAATTAAAAGAACTGATTGATAATGGAGAAATTGGTAATATCCGCCGTACAAACTGGATTATTACAACATGGTGGAGACCACAAGGTTATTATGATCAAAGTGCATGGAGAGCAACTTGGGGCGGTGAAGGCGGCGGTGTCCTTGTTAACCAAGCACCACACCAAATCGACTTACTTCAATGGATTTGCGGTATGCCTAAAAAAGTCTATTCAAGTGTTAAATATGGCTACCAACGAAATATCGCAGTTGAAGATGAAGTAACAACAATTCTTGACTACGGAAATGGTGCTACGGGTGTATTTATTACTTGTACACATGATGTCCTTGGAACAGATCGATTTGAAATCTTAGGTGATAAAGGAAAAATCGTTGTTGATGATAGTAAGAAAATTACAATCAAACGTCTAAATAAACCTGAGTCTGATATGAGCGATACAATGAGCATGCATGATGTTATGAAAATTTTCATGGGTGGAAATCCAGGAGATATTTACACGGAAGAAGTGCTTGAATTTGAAAGTGTATGGGGCGGTCAACATATCTCTGTTTTAGAAAACTTTGCCGCAAATATTCTAGACGGTACACCTTTAATTGCTCCTGGCAGTGACGGCATTCACGGTGTTGCACTAGCAAACGCTATCCACCTTTCAAGCTGGTTAGGAAAAGAAGTAGAACTTCCAATCGATGAAGAGCTTTACTTTGCTGAATTAAGTAAAAAAATTGAAGAAGAAAAAAAGAATCCGATTAAATAA